The Thalassolituus oleivorans MIL-1 genome includes the window AACTGCAATGAGCAGGTCATCTTTGTTCTTAAAATACCAATACAGAGTATTGGGAGCGACGTTCGCCGCTTTAGCAATCATCGACATAGAGCTGGCATCGAAACCTACGTCAATGAAGAGTTCCATTGCCGCCAGTTCGATCTCTTCAGCTTTCTGTTCTTTGTCTACATGTCGTTTGTTCTTGGCCATAAGAGGGCTAGTTCTCGTTTGAAGATTGCTTGACCAGTATACAAGGATGACGCTAATATTACGTCTTGAATGGCATTCAAGACAAATAGGCTTCGCATCGAAGCGTGCATCCTAGGTCTGGGTGTTTCCAGCGCTTGATGAGGAAATTAGCGATGACGAGTCCAAAAGCAGTTGTTACGAATACAGATAGCAAACCGTTAGAGGTGAAATCGGTTTTCTACTCCGACGGCGTGCAATGCGCGGCGTCACTCTTCCTTCCGGAGGCCGGAGCTGAAACAAGTGATGGTTTACCTGCAATCCTTATGGTGCATGGCTGGGGCGGTGTTCAGGGCGCACTCACAGGGCCATTTATTGCTGCATTCATCGCCGCAGGCTACGCGGTCATGACGTTCGATTACCCTGGCTGGGGAAGCAGTGAGGGCTTGCCGCGAAACTGCATTAATCCAATAAAACGTGTCGGTAACGTTGAATCGGCGCTTACCCATTTGAAGCAACAGTCAGTGGTCAACGAGAAGAAAATTGTGCTTTGGGGCACATCGTTTGGCGGCGGTCATGTAGTGGATACCGCCGCGCAACACCCTGAACTTTTGGGTGCTATCGCTCAGGTTCCTATGCTTGATGGCCAAGATGCAGTGAAAGCGATTCCGCTGCTAAGTTTGTTGCGCTTTGGTGCTTACGGCATCACTGATTGTTTTATGGGTCGACGCCCAATCTACATTCCGGTCGTTTCAGCACCGGGTGAATTTGGTTCAATGGATCGCGATGGGGCTGAAGATGCTATGAATCGTGGAATTGAGATTGCCGGTATTCAATACGATAACCGAGTTGCTGCTCGCTCAGTTTTAACGATTGGCATGTATCGTCCGATCAAGCGTTTAGCCAAGATTAAAATACCTACGTTATTGATTGGCGCATCTCGCGATTCGGTTGCACCATTTAATCGAATGAATATTGAAAATAGAAACAAAGACTACGTTCAAACTAAAATGATTGATGCTAATCACTTTGAACCATATTTCGAACCTGTGCTTTCTCAGAATTTGCAATATCAGTTGGAGTTTTTGCACTCATTGTCAGCCAATAAAGAATAATAGAGTTAGAATCTAGCATTAAAAAAACCGGCAATTGCCGGTTTTTTTGTTCGAATTACACGTTATATTTGGGTGGATTTTTAAAGCCGCCCATCGACTTCTCTAACAAACTCGCAAAATGCAATGTGGTTTTATCTTTGTAGGCATTACCAATAATCTGAATATTTACCGGTAAGCCGCCAGAGGTTTGGCCTACAGGCGCACTAGTGGCTGGTAAACCTAGCAAGGTGGCAGGCGCAATCCACATAAACATATCGGAGTAATTACGTTGCTCGCCATTAACATCCAACTTACGCAGATGCACCGGCCCAACTTGTTGGTGTTCAAATGCCGCGGTCATCGTTACCGGAGTAAGAATAACGTCGTATTTTTCGTAGAGTTTTTCAAAAGCCTGTGCCAGATGATGACGCTTTTCATTGCTACGAATCCAATCAGCGTGAGGCTGTACCATACCCAGCAAGAAATCCTCTCCTGAAGCACTAGCACCTATATATTTACCGAAATACTTAGCCAAAGTGCCAAATACCTTGGTCGCAATGCGCTGTTTACCTTTTAGAGATGAACCCAGAACAGCTCCAAGCAAGCTCATATACGTTGGGAAAAATGAATTTAGCGTTAGACCATCAGGTTCGCCCAATGTCACTTGAGCACCTTGGGCCTCCAGATGTGACTTGAGCTTCAGATAGGCAGGCCGTAATTCATCATCAATAGGGCACAGTGGATCATCTAGCCACATTAATACTTTGAAATCTGACAGATTTTTTTGCTTAGGTTCTGGTAAGTTCAGCTGCCACGCATCCGTCATCAGAGGCGTTGGCCCAGAGATAATATCCAACATCATCTTCAAATCATCAGCCGACCGAGCCATAGGGCCGGCCACCGAAAGATCAGGCTCGCTTAGCATTCCCGGTGGACCAGGAATATGCCCACGACAAGAAATAATGCCGTAAGTAACTTTATGGCCGTACACCCCACAAAAATGAGAAGGAGTTCGAATAGAGCCACCAATGTCAGAGCCAAGCTCTATCGGTGTCATACCGGAGGCCAGAGCCGCAGCAGCGCCGCCAGAAGAGCCGCCCGGCGTTAGTGTCAAATTCCAAGGATTATTCGTTGTACCATAGATCTTGTTATAACTCTGGATATCGCTCGCATATAAAGGCGTATTGGTTTTACCAAAGATAATCGCCCCTGCATCTAACAGCTGTTCGACAGCGTGAGCGTTCTTTTTAGGAGTATGAGCTTTAAGTGCCGGAGCGCCAGCGGTGCAAGGCATACCGACGACTTCAAAGGTATCTTTAATCGTCATTGGCAGACCATGCAGCGGCCCCCAACTGATACCGTCTTTGCGTGCCTGATCAGCCTCATCGGCGCGGGAGAGAGCCGCATCAAAGTTAGTGGCTACAACGGCATTAACATCAGGATTCACCTTAACAAAGCGCTGTTGGTAATACTCAACCAGCGCACGGCTAGTGAGTTCGCCCTTATTCATGGCATCTAAAAGCTGAGTGGCACTGTGATAGGCCCATTCTGTAGTCACTATTGGCTCCTTATTATTGTCATTGAGCTGAAACAGCGTTCGAGAGTACCCGACTGACTGCTATAAGCCAATATTGGATCTGTTACGCGTTTAATCGCCAATCCAACTTTTAGAGTGCGCGTTTTGTTTTTCTTATCTAAGAAATCTACTGATCAATCAATTGGTTACAAGAGCGGCTTGAGTGATAACGCGCAAATTGTAAAGACGGTTTGGTGTGTATACGCGCATGCGCATGAATAAATTGTTATACCAAAAACAAAGAGGAAGTATGAAGTTAGTTAAGATATTAGTCAGTATAGGTTTAGGCATTTTAGTAGTTGCTTGTAGTACGGCCAGCTTCAATAAGGCCGGAAGCTATAAAGCAGAATCTCGTGGGATAGAATATGGTTTCGCTATTTACGCTACTAATCCGGGAGTCGCATACAAAGAACTAGGAGTTATAGAGTTTAGCGGTGACTTTTTTACTGGAAAGCTGGGCGGCCCTGATGCAATCAATAAACTTAGAAAAATGTCTATGGAGAGCGTATGCAGTAGTGGTGCGAATACGCTCCTGGCAAGCGATATAGGGCGAAAGGGTAACTGTCAAATCAAGTCTGATTTACTACAAATAATGCGGTTGTTTGGTTGAGATTAATCGTTTTTCTTGGCCCTTACTGCATGATAACCACATCCTTGTGGAAACATCGATTACTTAATTTAGCGCGGCAAGGTAATAGTAATAAGTGTAAGTACCACTAACCTTGTCGTATTCTTTGTAGCGAAGCGATGCATAGATCTCATCATCGACTATCTTAATATCTTGAAGGTCGTATCCAGAGCGAACATCGCCGTTGTCACTACACCAGCTATAGCAACGAAACAGCCATGAATAGACGTGATATTC containing:
- a CDS encoding alpha/beta hydrolase — translated: MTSPKAVVTNTDSKPLEVKSVFYSDGVQCAASLFLPEAGAETSDGLPAILMVHGWGGVQGALTGPFIAAFIAAGYAVMTFDYPGWGSSEGLPRNCINPIKRVGNVESALTHLKQQSVVNEKKIVLWGTSFGGGHVVDTAAQHPELLGAIAQVPMLDGQDAVKAIPLLSLLRFGAYGITDCFMGRRPIYIPVVSAPGEFGSMDRDGAEDAMNRGIEIAGIQYDNRVAARSVLTIGMYRPIKRLAKIKIPTLLIGASRDSVAPFNRMNIENRNKDYVQTKMIDANHFEPYFEPVLSQNLQYQLEFLHSLSANKE
- a CDS encoding amidase yields the protein MTTEWAYHSATQLLDAMNKGELTSRALVEYYQQRFVKVNPDVNAVVATNFDAALSRADEADQARKDGISWGPLHGLPMTIKDTFEVVGMPCTAGAPALKAHTPKKNAHAVEQLLDAGAIIFGKTNTPLYASDIQSYNKIYGTTNNPWNLTLTPGGSSGGAAAALASGMTPIELGSDIGGSIRTPSHFCGVYGHKVTYGIISCRGHIPGPPGMLSEPDLSVAGPMARSADDLKMMLDIISGPTPLMTDAWQLNLPEPKQKNLSDFKVLMWLDDPLCPIDDELRPAYLKLKSHLEAQGAQVTLGEPDGLTLNSFFPTYMSLLGAVLGSSLKGKQRIATKVFGTLAKYFGKYIGASASGEDFLLGMVQPHADWIRSNEKRHHLAQAFEKLYEKYDVILTPVTMTAAFEHQQVGPVHLRKLDVNGEQRNYSDMFMWIAPATLLGLPATSAPVGQTSGGLPVNIQIIGNAYKDKTTLHFASLLEKSMGGFKNPPKYNV